The Rhinoraja longicauda isolate Sanriku21f chromosome 19, sRhiLon1.1, whole genome shotgun sequence genome includes a window with the following:
- the LOC144603099 gene encoding zinc-binding protein A33-like — MAAKDPVESLTEEAVCSICLDFFTDPVSLECGHYFCRSCITQSWDREERNSCPECREEFEERTLRVSWNLARMADKARRLSLNRQENERKPHCEEHQEELKLFCETDKKVICVICVAAREHKSHGFTLIEEAVETYKIQVKSSFESLTKKKAEIQQMEQQQKLKISGVGEESCNLHSHFRSWFAKLHQILYEKENSLLRDLQEEKKNLVDQMKINLTEIQNNLNHVQRELEELQRRMDQKDSVLFLKDEAGRESSASVDTESLSVTDSAPAFERFYHPSMFSTMLREMSDAIKRSSLQTDVSVTLDVETAHPELEVSEDRKRVRWTRTRRSLPDTGKRFTDNACVLGSEGFTSGRHYWEVEVAGSRRWSLGVAAESVERKGPVTLTPETGVWIIGRVDDEFVALTSTPSRLPARPIPGRVGVYLSYESGTVSFYDADTKSHLQTFTGNKFTDKLYPFFGPYWGENKWLRICSGSAPGV, encoded by the exons atggctgcgaaagacccggtcgagagtttaaccgaggaggcggTTTgttccatctgcctggatttcttcaccgatccggtgtcactggagtgcgggcactacttctgccgctcctgtatcacacagagttgggacagagaggagagaaactcctgcccggaatgtagagaggagtttgagGAGCGCACCCTCAGGGTTAGTTGGAACTTGGCGAGAATGGCTGATAAAGCTCGAAGGCTGAGCCTGAATCGACAAGAGAATGAACGTAAACCTCACtgtgaggaacatcaggaagaactgaagctgttttgtgagacCGACAAGAAAGTAATTTGTGTGATTTGTGTAGCTGCGCGGGAGCACAAGTCCCACGGGTTCACGCTGATAGAAGAAGCTGTAGAAACCtataag ATTCAGGTGAAATCTTCCTTCGAATCTCTCACAAAAAAGAAAGcagagatccagcaaatggagcagcaacagaaactaAAGATATCTGGAGTTGGG gaagagtcatGCAACCTTCATTCTCACTTCAGATCCTGGTTTGCTAAACTGCACCAGATCCTCTACGAGAAAGAAAATAGTTTACTCAGAGATCTCCAGGAAGAAAAGAAGAACCTCGTAGATCAAATGAAGATAAATCTGACGGAGATTCAAAACAATTTAAATCATGTTCAGCGGGAGCTCGAAGAGTTACAGAGAAGAATGGACCAAAAAGACAGCGTactatttctgaag gatgaAGCTGGTCGGGAGagcag TGCGAGTGTTGATACCGAATCGTTGTCAGTGACAGATTCTGCCCCGGCCTTTGAAAGGTTCTATCACCCCTCTATGTTTAGCACAATGTTAAGAGAAATGTCTGATGCCATTAAGCGGAGTAGCTTACAAACTGACG tctccgtcaccctggatgtggaaacagcgcatccggagctcgaggtgtctgaggatcggaagagggtgagatggacccggacccggaggagtctccctgacaccgggaagaggtttacagacaatgcgtgtgtgctgggatcggagggattcacatcggggagacattactgggaggtggaggtggcggggagtcggcgctggagtctgggagtcgccgcagagtctgtggagaggaagggaccggtcacactgaccccggagactggagtctggatcaTCGGGCGGGTAGATGACGAGTTTGTTGCActcacctccactccatcccgtctccccgcccgtcccatccccgggagggtgggagtttatctcagttacgagtccgggacagtttcattttatgacgcggacaccaagtcccatctccaaaccttcactgggaataaattcacggataaactttatcctttcttcgggccttattGGGGTGAAAACAAGTGGCTgaggatctgctccggttccgctccgggtgtgtaa